From Apium graveolens cultivar Ventura chromosome 9, ASM990537v1, whole genome shotgun sequence, the proteins below share one genomic window:
- the LOC141686392 gene encoding uncharacterized protein LOC141686392, whose translation MTWHDTERQMDGKMRHPADSITWKDVDQKWPDIASETRNFRLALSSDGFNPFHGNRTDYSSWLVLLSIYNLPPWLCMKRRYIMLCLLISGPTEPGNDIDVFLQPLIEDLQELWRGKQMYDAYKNESFMLRGILLWTISDYHALGNLSGNVIKGYNVCLICIDETKATRLVNYRKTVIMRHRRWLPRNHPYRRQKLAFDNTVEKGVALVPLTGEEVFQRVQHLRAHVFGKKQRQPRWKKGEPRPVWKKVPIFLQLEYWEFFPVRHVLDVMHIEKNICEALLGTLLNIPGKTKDREFVRLDMAEMGIRTELRPKTLGKKEKAIYSKVIDVDKLEKIQSELVETLCQLEKHFPPSFFDVMIHLSVHLVREVKLCGPIFLRWIYPFERYLKAFKGYVRNPAHPEGCIAEAYVAEEAVECLVNFEKSTVRVSQNAKYEQNARPLSELLDDHNNIPEEIRWIVEGPNKNVPTFSGYRINGVTFSTKERDDTRQVQCSGVCVVADTMLVQGKEKNIEHTSPTYYGVITSIWELDYNKFRVPIFRCSWVDMNQGVKVDDLGYTIVNLNKLGFVNDPFVLGKHVKKVCYIDDPLEKHWYVVLKLPEKNCYE comes from the exons ATGACGTGGCATGACACCGAGCGACAAATGGATGGTAAAATGAGGCATCCGGCTGATTCAATAACATGGAAGGATGTCGACCAAAAATGGCCTGATATTGCATCAGAGACTAGGAACTTTCGATTAGCTTTATCTTCCGATGGTTTCAATCCTTTTCATGGAAACCGTACTGATTACTCAAGCTGGCTTGTTTTGTTATCAATTTATAACCTTCCTCCATGGCTTTGTATGAAGAGAAGGTATATTATGCTCTGCTTGTTAATATCTGGACCGACTGAGCCTGGAAATGATATCGACGTCTTCCTTCAACCACTAATAGAAGATCTGCAAGAGTTGTGGCGTGGGAAACAAATGTACGACGCTTATAAGAATGAGTCTTTCATGCTTAGGGGCATTTTATTATGGACAATAAGTGATTATCATGCCTTAGGGAACTTGTCAGGAAATGTTATTAAAGGGTATAATGTGTGTCTTATTTGTATTGATGAAACAAAAGCTACTAGGTTGGTTAATTACCGTAAGACGGTGATTATGAGGCATCGAAGATGGTTGCCCCGTAATCATCCTTATAGAAGGCAGAAATTAGCTTTTGATAACACTGTGGAGAAGGGGGTCGCCCTTGTTCCATTAACCGGAGAAGAGGTTTTTCAAAGAGTACAACATTTAAGGGCCCATGTATTTGGAAAGAAACAACGGCAACCACGATGGAAGAAAGGTGAACCTCGACCTGTTTGGAAAAAGGTTCCAATATTCTTACAACTTGAGTATTGGGAATTTTTTCCAGTTAGGCATGTTCTCGATGTGATGCACatcgagaaaaatatatgtgaagCCCTGCTTGGAACTTTACTAAATATTCCGGGGAAGACAAAAGATAGGGAATTTGTCCGTCTTGATATGGCTGAAATGGGAATAAGAACGGAGCTGAGACCAAAGACTcttggaaagaaagaaaag GCAATTTACAGTAAAGTGATCGATGTAGACAAGTTGGAAAAAATACAGAGTGAGTTAGTGGAAACATTGTGCCAGCTTGAAAAGCACTTTCCCCCTTCGTTCTTTGATGTGATGATCCATCTCTCAGTTCATCTCGTGAGAGAGGTTAAACTTTGTGGGCCAATATTCCTTCGTTGGATTTATCCCTTCGAGAGATATCTAAAAGCGTTTAAAGGATATGTACGGAACCCGGCTCATCCCGAAGGGTGTATTGCTGAGGCATACGTTGCCGAAGAGGCGGTGGAGTGTTTGgtgaattttgaaaaatctacTGTAAGAGTGTCTCAAAATGCAAAGTATGAGCAGAATGCAAGACCTCTATCTG AATTGTTGGATGACCATAACAACATACCTGAGGAGATAAGGTGGATTGTTGAAGGGCCTAACAAGAATGTCCCTACATTTAGCGGATATAGAATCAACGGTGTTACGTTTAGCACCAAGGAGCGTGATGACACTCGACAAGTTCAGTGTAGTGGTGTCTGTGTCGTTGCAGATACAATGCTTGTACAGGGTAAGGAGAAGAATATTGAACATACTTCACCGACCTACTATGGAGTTATAACAAGTATATGGGAGTTGGACTATAACAAATTTAGAGTCCCAATATTTCGTTGTAGTTGGGTAGATATGAACCAGGGGGTTAAGGTAGATGACTTGGGATATACAATTGTTAATTTGAACAAATTAGGTTTTGTAAATGATCCGTTCGTGCTAGGGAAACATGTTAAGAAGGTTTGTTACATTGATGATCCTCTTGAAAAACATTGGTATGTCGTGTTGAAATTACCGGAAAAGAACTGTTATGAATAA